From Niallia sp. Man26:
GAGTGTTTGGCGGAAAAGAATTTCGTTATCAATATCCAAATGGCCATCAAGTCGAATATAACGTTTTTATGTTTCAGTGCGAAATTACCAGCGGCAATCTGAATCCTCATGATCAAGAAACGGCAGAGCTTCAATACTTTAGACCAGATAGGATGCCGGAACTTGCATTACCTTATCCAAAAGACATATTTTTACAAAAAAGGGATGAGCTTTATTTTCAGTGGAATAAACATTGGCTAGAGAAGCTTCCAGAGTAGGATTGTTCGATTTCTAACGTAAAAAAGCAGTGTAACTGAGGAGAAATAAACATGCTGATAATAACAGAAAATGTAAAAGGGAAACGGTATAACCATTTAATGGATTTGCTTACCAGACATTGTAATAAGTTTGCCTTCGTTGAGAATGAGATGGAGGAAGAGAGCCATGCTGCAATTGATGCCAGGATTGTTTATATAAAGGAACACTTGCTGGAAAGGAAAATTCAACGAGAATGGGAAACAACGAAACTTCCTGAGGCCACCGCATATGTTTCTTATTTTCAATTAAATAATGCCACAAGGGATTTCCTGAAGGAAAACAGCAATTCCCTTTTTAGCTGGCTCCATCCAAAATTGCCGGAAGACTTAATGTTTTATCAGAATGATAAATGTATATTAGCTGGATGTTCACACGAGGGCTACTTTATAGTGGAAGAGACCTTGTGGGGAGAATTTCTATTAAATACAGAGCGGTGATTTGCCAGCTCTGTATTTAATTTTTTTAGTTATGCGACCTTCTGTGGGAGAGTCTATACTGGTGAGGAGTCGTTCCAACGAGTTTTTTGAATAACTGGATAAAATAAGATACACTTTTGAAGCCTAAGCTTTCACCAATTAATTCAATAGATTTATTTGTCATTTCTAGCAATTGACAAGCTTCTTTTATTCTCCGAATGGTAA
This genomic window contains:
- a CDS encoding NUDIX domain-containing protein; translated protein: MGMSEYYKNIRSKIGNELILMPSVAAIIRNDSGEILLQNKGNGEKWSLPAGAIEPGEAPAEAMVREVWEETGLIVLPRKLVGVFGGKEFRYQYPNGHQVEYNVFMFQCEITSGNLNPHDQETAELQYFRPDRMPELALPYPKDIFLQKRDELYFQWNKHWLEKLPE
- a CDS encoding stage III sporulation protein AH; protein product: MLIITENVKGKRYNHLMDLLTRHCNKFAFVENEMEEESHAAIDARIVYIKEHLLERKIQREWETTKLPEATAYVSYFQLNNATRDFLKENSNSLFSWLHPKLPEDLMFYQNDKCILAGCSHEGYFIVEETLWGEFLLNTER